Below is a window of Desmonostoc muscorum LEGE 12446 DNA.
CCCACAACGGTTTTTCCCCTACCTCAGTTGGACTGACATCCAGGCAATGCCAAATAAGGAAAATGTGGTCATCATTCAACCAGTAGGGGCAATTGAACAACATGGGCCCCATCTGCCGTTAATTGTAGATGCTGCTATTGGTGTGGGGGTACTGGGAAAAGCATTGGAAAATCTCGATACCAGTATTCCGGCCTATGCTTTACCAACCCTTTATTATGGCAAATCTAATGAACACTGGCACTTTCCCGGTACGATTACCCTCAGCACGGCAACTCTGACGGCAATCATTATGGAAGTGGGTGAAAGTATCTACCGTGCTGGGTTTAGAAAATTGGTGTTAATGAACTCCCACGGCGGACAACCCCAAGTCATGCAAATGGCGGCGCGGGATTTGCACGTTCAGTATGATGACTTCTCGGTATTTCCGCTGTTTACTTGGCGTGTGCCTAATAT
It encodes the following:
- a CDS encoding creatininase family protein; translated protein: MHSFIPPQRFFPYLSWTDIQAMPNKENVVIIQPVGAIEQHGPHLPLIVDAAIGVGVLGKALENLDTSIPAYALPTLYYGKSNEHWHFPGTITLSTATLTAIIMEVGESIYRAGFRKLVLMNSHGGQPQVMQMAARDLHVQYDDFSVFPLFTWRVPNITKDLLTPKEAALGMHAGDAETSIMLSLLPEQVQLEKAVAEYPPEQAESSLLSWEGKLPVAWVTRDISKSGVIGDATTATKEKGDRILESVANGWVQVIQDIYAFQQPKVQS